Proteins co-encoded in one Candidatus Polarisedimenticolaceae bacterium genomic window:
- the rplM gene encoding 50S ribosomal protein L13 — MKTYVPKAADVTRAWWIVDASGLTLGRLATVVADRLRGKHKPQFVPYMDTGDHVIVVNAAKVRMTGAKHQDKMYRHHTGYPGGLKEVPAGKLLASKPERVLESAIKGMLPRGSLGRQMGRKLKVYAGDKHPHVAQQPKPLPIPGAVRA; from the coding sequence ATGAAGACGTACGTTCCGAAGGCCGCCGATGTCACCCGCGCGTGGTGGATCGTCGACGCGTCCGGCCTCACGCTGGGTCGTCTCGCCACCGTCGTCGCCGACCGGCTCCGCGGCAAGCACAAGCCGCAGTTCGTCCCTTACATGGACACCGGCGATCACGTCATCGTGGTCAACGCCGCGAAGGTCCGCATGACCGGGGCGAAGCACCAGGACAAGATGTACCGGCATCACACCGGGTACCCGGGAGGCCTCAAGGAGGTTCCCGCCGGCAAGCTCCTCGCCTCCAAGCCCGAGCGCGTGCTCGAGTCTGCGATCAAGGGAATGCTGCCGCGCGGAAGCCTGGGCCGACAGATGGGGCGCAAGCTCAAGGTGTACGCCGGCGACAAACACCCCCACGTGGCGCAGCAGCCCAAGCCGCTCCCGATCCCGGGCGCGGTCCGCGCGTAG